Proteins from a single region of Pseudomonas fulva:
- a CDS encoding cell division protein FtsQ/DivIB has product MGAVLRHQPGSGAPVRGKAVPRGASRLVAKEPISVRLPRPNFSLLKRLSWPVMLLVLGFAAYELSLRLLPYADRPIAKISVEGDLSYISQQSVQQRIEPFVSASFFSVDLVGMRHELEQMPWIAHAEVRRVWPDQVMVRLEEQLPIARWGNEALLNNQGQAFAPKELAHYENLPQLDGPKRAQQQVMQQYQVLSQMLRPMGFTVARLELRERGSWFLSTGQGIEVLLGRDHLVEKIRRFGAIYSKALKDQKDNIARVDLRYANGLAVAWREPPAPVAVDTAAAQ; this is encoded by the coding sequence ATGGGCGCCGTCCTTCGTCATCAGCCAGGTTCAGGCGCGCCGGTACGCGGCAAGGCCGTGCCGCGTGGCGCCAGCCGCCTGGTGGCCAAGGAGCCGATCAGCGTGCGTTTGCCGCGGCCGAATTTCAGCCTGCTCAAGCGCCTGAGCTGGCCGGTGATGCTGCTGGTGCTGGGCTTCGCCGCCTATGAACTGTCGCTGCGGCTGCTGCCCTACGCCGACCGGCCGATCGCCAAGATCAGCGTGGAAGGCGACCTGAGCTACATCAGCCAGCAATCGGTACAGCAACGCATTGAACCTTTTGTCAGTGCGAGCTTCTTCAGTGTCGACCTTGTCGGTATGCGCCACGAGCTGGAGCAGATGCCATGGATCGCCCACGCCGAAGTTCGCCGGGTGTGGCCCGATCAGGTGATGGTGCGCCTGGAAGAGCAATTGCCGATCGCCCGCTGGGGCAACGAGGCGCTGCTCAACAACCAGGGCCAGGCGTTCGCGCCCAAGGAACTGGCGCATTACGAGAACTTGCCGCAACTGGACGGCCCGAAGCGGGCCCAGCAACAAGTGATGCAGCAGTATCAGGTGCTGAGCCAGATGCTGCGCCCAATGGGATTCACCGTGGCACGCCTGGAGCTGCGTGAGCGTGGTAGCTGGTTCCTGTCCACGGGGCAGGGGATCGAAGTGCTGCTGGGGCGCGACCATCTGGTGGAAAAAATACGTCGTTTCGGTGCCATCTACAGCAAGGCGCTGAAGGATCAGAAAGACAATATCGCGCGGGTCGATCTGCGCTACGCCAACGGCCTGGCCGTCGCGTGGCGCGAGCCGCCGGCACCGGTAGCGGTCGACACCGCTGCGGCGCAGTGA
- the murG gene encoding undecaprenyldiphospho-muramoylpentapeptide beta-N-acetylglucosaminyltransferase: MSGNVLIMAGGTGGHVFPALACAREFQARGYRVHWLGTPRGIENELVPAAGLPLHLIQVSGLRGKGKLSLLKAPLQLIKALFQARKVVRELQPVCVLGMGGYVTGPGGLAAKLAGVPLIIHEQNAVAGTANRSLVAFASRVCEAFPDTFAASDKRRTTGNPVREELFLETPRDALTGRRPRLLILGGSLGAEPLNKLLPEALAQVSAELRPDVFHQAGKQHAEVTGERYRAAGVEAQVAPFISDMARAYAWADLVVCRSGALTVSELAAAGLPAFLVPLPHAIDDHQTRNASYLAKDGAAVLLPQRSTDAADLAAQLTEVLMHPERLKQMASTARRLAKPDATRTVVDVCLEVARG, translated from the coding sequence ATGTCCGGTAACGTGTTGATCATGGCGGGCGGCACCGGCGGCCACGTGTTCCCGGCGCTGGCCTGTGCCCGCGAGTTCCAGGCGCGCGGCTACCGCGTGCACTGGCTGGGCACACCGCGCGGCATCGAGAACGAACTGGTTCCGGCTGCCGGCCTGCCGCTGCACCTGATCCAGGTCAGTGGCCTGCGCGGCAAGGGCAAGCTGTCGTTGCTCAAGGCGCCTCTGCAACTGATCAAGGCGCTGTTCCAGGCCCGCAAGGTGGTGCGCGAGCTGCAGCCGGTGTGCGTGCTCGGCATGGGCGGCTATGTGACCGGCCCTGGCGGCCTGGCGGCGAAGCTGGCCGGCGTACCGCTGATCATTCACGAGCAGAATGCCGTGGCCGGTACCGCCAATCGCAGCCTGGTGGCATTCGCCAGCCGGGTCTGCGAGGCTTTCCCTGACACCTTCGCCGCGTCCGACAAGCGTCGCACCACCGGTAACCCGGTGCGCGAGGAGCTGTTCCTGGAAACCCCGCGCGATGCGCTGACCGGTCGTCGGCCACGCCTGCTGATTCTCGGTGGCAGCCTGGGCGCCGAACCGCTGAACAAACTGCTGCCGGAAGCGCTGGCGCAGGTGTCTGCCGAGTTGCGCCCGGACGTCTTCCACCAGGCCGGCAAGCAGCACGCCGAGGTGACCGGCGAACGATACAGGGCGGCGGGCGTCGAAGCGCAGGTCGCGCCCTTTATCAGCGACATGGCCCGCGCCTACGCCTGGGCCGACCTGGTGGTCTGCCGCTCCGGCGCGCTCACCGTCAGCGAACTGGCTGCCGCCGGCCTGCCGGCTTTCCTGGTGCCGTTGCCCCACGCGATCGACGACCACCAGACACGCAATGCCAGCTATCTCGCGAAAGACGGCGCCGCCGTCCTTCTGCCACAACGCTCCACTGACGCTGCCGATCTGGCAGCGCAGCTGACCGAGGTCTTGATGCACCCCGAACGACTCAAACAAATGGCCAGCACCGCACGTCGCCTGGCCAAGCCCGATGCTACCCGTACCGTCGTCGATGTCTGCCTGGAGGTGGCCCGTGGCTAA
- the ftsW gene encoding putative lipid II flippase FtsW — MLSFLRPYPSPLFSRRGLDMDFPMLAGCLALLGLGLVMISSASTEVAAVNTGSPLYYMIRHLIYLAIGLGAAGVVLMVPLATWQRHSWLLLLVAVVLLVLVLLPGIGREVNGAKRWIGFGAFNIQPSEIAKVFVVLYLAGYLVRRQEEVRESWAGFFKPFVVLLPMAFLLLLEPDFGATVVMMGAAMAMLFLGGVGLFRFLLMVALAVGAVFVLVQSQEYRLQRLITFTDPWADQYGSGYQLTQALIAFGRGEWLGVGLGNSIQKQFYLPEAHTDFVFSVLAEELGLVGALATVGLFVFVSVRALYIGLWAEKAKQYFSAYVAFGLGFLWIGQFLINIGVNIGLLPTKGLTLPFLSYGGSSLVICCVSLALLLRIEWEARNGLGSEDVEFDESDFPEPEREVQHVR, encoded by the coding sequence ATGCTGTCCTTCCTGCGCCCTTATCCGTCTCCGCTGTTCAGCCGTCGTGGCCTGGACATGGACTTCCCGATGCTCGCCGGCTGTCTGGCGCTGCTCGGCCTCGGCCTGGTGATGATTTCCTCGGCGTCCACCGAGGTGGCGGCGGTGAACACCGGCAGCCCGCTGTATTACATGATCCGTCACCTGATCTACCTGGCCATCGGCCTGGGCGCTGCAGGCGTGGTGCTGATGGTTCCGCTGGCCACCTGGCAGCGCCATAGCTGGTTGCTGCTGCTGGTGGCCGTGGTCCTGCTGGTATTGGTGCTGCTGCCCGGCATCGGCCGCGAGGTCAACGGTGCCAAGCGCTGGATCGGTTTCGGCGCGTTCAACATCCAGCCCTCGGAGATCGCCAAGGTCTTCGTGGTGCTCTATCTCGCCGGCTACCTGGTACGGCGCCAGGAAGAAGTGCGCGAAAGCTGGGCAGGCTTCTTCAAGCCGTTCGTGGTGTTGTTGCCCATGGCCTTCCTGCTGCTGCTCGAACCCGACTTCGGGGCGACCGTGGTGATGATGGGTGCGGCCATGGCCATGCTGTTCCTCGGCGGCGTCGGCCTGTTCCGTTTCCTGCTGATGGTCGCTCTGGCGGTCGGCGCGGTGTTCGTACTGGTGCAGAGCCAGGAGTACCGCCTGCAGCGTCTGATCACCTTCACCGACCCCTGGGCCGATCAATATGGCTCCGGCTACCAGCTGACCCAGGCGCTGATCGCCTTCGGCCGTGGCGAATGGCTGGGCGTGGGCCTGGGCAACAGCATCCAGAAGCAGTTCTACCTGCCCGAAGCCCACACCGACTTCGTGTTCTCGGTACTGGCCGAGGAGCTGGGCCTGGTCGGCGCGCTGGCCACCGTCGGCCTGTTCGTGTTCGTCAGCGTACGCGCCCTGTACATCGGCCTGTGGGCGGAGAAGGCCAAGCAGTACTTTTCCGCCTATGTGGCCTTCGGCCTGGGCTTTCTATGGATCGGCCAGTTTTTGATCAACATCGGCGTGAACATCGGCCTGCTGCCGACCAAGGGCCTGACCCTGCCGTTCCTGAGTTATGGCGGCAGTTCCCTGGTCATCTGCTGCGTCAGCCTGGCGCTGCTGCTGCGCATCGAGTGGGAGGCGCGCAACGGCCTGGGCAGCGAAGACGTCGAGTTCGACGAGAGCGACTTCCCCGAGCCCGAGCGGGAGGTGCAGCATGTCCGGTAA
- a CDS encoding D-alanine--D-alanine ligase — protein sequence MSADTLKSQLPVSAFGRVAVLFGGKSAEREVSLKSGNAVLSALQSAGVDAFGIDVGDDFLARLTGEKIDRAFIVLHGRGGEDGSMQGLLECAGIPYTGSGILASALAMDKLRTKQVWQSLGLSTPRHAVLASVDDCRRAADELGFPLIVKPAHEGSSIGMAKVGDVDALIAAWQDAACYDSQVLVEQWIHGPEFTIAMLRGQVLPPIALGTSHSFYDYDAKYLADDTQYRVPCGLSADKEAELKALTARACEAVGTQGWARADVMQDADGRFWLLEVNTVPGMTDHSLVPMAAQAAGLDFQQLVLAILADSVEARG from the coding sequence ATGAGTGCCGACACCCTGAAATCCCAACTGCCGGTCTCGGCATTCGGCCGCGTCGCCGTGCTGTTCGGTGGCAAGAGCGCCGAGCGCGAGGTATCGCTCAAGTCCGGCAATGCCGTGCTGAGCGCGCTGCAGAGCGCCGGCGTGGACGCCTTCGGCATCGACGTGGGCGATGACTTCCTTGCCCGCCTTACGGGCGAGAAGATCGACCGCGCCTTTATCGTGCTGCACGGCCGTGGCGGTGAAGACGGCAGCATGCAGGGCCTGCTCGAATGCGCCGGCATCCCCTACACCGGCAGTGGCATCCTCGCCTCGGCCCTGGCCATGGACAAGCTGCGCACCAAGCAGGTATGGCAGAGCCTGGGCCTGTCGACGCCGCGCCATGCCGTGCTGGCCAGCGTCGACGATTGCCGCCGCGCCGCGGACGAGCTGGGCTTCCCGCTGATCGTCAAGCCGGCCCATGAAGGCTCGAGCATCGGCATGGCCAAGGTCGGCGACGTCGATGCGCTGATCGCCGCCTGGCAGGACGCCGCCTGCTACGACAGCCAGGTGCTGGTCGAGCAATGGATCCATGGTCCGGAATTCACCATCGCCATGCTGCGTGGCCAGGTGCTGCCACCGATCGCCCTGGGCACCTCCCACAGCTTCTACGACTACGACGCCAAGTACCTGGCCGATGACACCCAGTACCGGGTGCCCTGTGGCCTGTCCGCCGACAAGGAGGCCGAGCTGAAGGCCCTCACCGCCCGTGCCTGCGAAGCCGTGGGCACCCAGGGCTGGGCACGCGCCGACGTGATGCAGGATGCCGACGGGCGTTTCTGGCTGCTGGAGGTGAACACCGTCCCGGGCATGACCGACCACAGCCTGGTGCCGATGGCGGCGCAGGCGGCCGGTCTGGATTTCCAGCAGCTGGTGTTGGCGATTCTCGCTGACAGCGTTGAGGCTCGGGGGTAA
- the murC gene encoding UDP-N-acetylmuramate--L-alanine ligase, with amino-acid sequence MRRIRRIHFVGIGGAGMCGIAEVLLNLGYEVSGSDLKTSAVTERLENFGAQIFIGHRAENAESADVLVVSSAINTSNPEVATALERRIPVVPRAEMLAELMRYRHGIAVAGTHGKTTTTSLLASVFAAGGLDPTFVIGGRLNAAGTNAQLGSSRYLIAEADESDASFLHLQPMVSVVTNIDMDHMSTYEGDFNKLKKTFIEFLHNLPFYGLAVLCVDDPVVREILSQVGRPTVTYGFSEDADVRAINVRQQGMQTFFTVLRPDCEPLDVSVNMPGNHNVLNALATICIATDEGISDDAIVQGLSQFQGVGRRFQVYGQLPVDGGEVMLVDDYGHHPREVAAVIKAVRGGWPERRLVMVYQPHRYSRTRDLYDDFVQVLTDANVLLLMEVYPAGEEPIPGADSRQLCHSIRQRGQLDPIYIERGADLAPLIKPLLRAGDILLCQGAGDIGGVAPQLLQSPLFSAQGQRQ; translated from the coding sequence ATGCGCCGTATCCGCCGCATTCACTTCGTCGGTATCGGCGGCGCCGGCATGTGCGGCATCGCCGAAGTCCTGCTCAACCTGGGCTACGAAGTCTCCGGCTCGGACCTGAAAACCTCGGCGGTGACCGAGCGTCTGGAAAACTTCGGTGCGCAGATCTTCATCGGCCACCGCGCCGAGAACGCCGAGAGCGCCGACGTGCTGGTGGTCTCCAGCGCCATCAACACCTCCAACCCGGAAGTGGCGACCGCCCTCGAGCGCCGTATTCCCGTGGTACCGCGCGCCGAGATGCTCGCCGAGCTGATGCGCTACCGCCACGGCATCGCCGTGGCCGGCACCCATGGCAAGACCACCACCACCAGCCTGCTGGCCTCGGTGTTCGCCGCCGGCGGCCTGGATCCGACCTTCGTGATCGGTGGACGTTTGAATGCAGCAGGCACCAACGCCCAGCTCGGTTCGAGCCGCTACCTGATCGCCGAAGCCGACGAGAGCGACGCGAGCTTCCTGCACCTGCAGCCCATGGTGTCGGTGGTGACCAACATCGACATGGACCACATGAGCACCTATGAGGGCGACTTCAACAAACTGAAGAAGACCTTCATCGAGTTCCTCCACAACCTGCCGTTCTATGGCCTGGCCGTGCTCTGCGTGGACGATCCGGTGGTTCGCGAGATCCTCTCCCAGGTCGGCCGTCCGACGGTGACCTACGGCTTCAGCGAAGACGCCGACGTGCGCGCCATCAACGTGCGCCAGCAGGGCATGCAGACCTTCTTCACCGTGTTGCGCCCGGACTGCGAGCCGCTCGACGTGTCGGTGAACATGCCGGGCAACCACAACGTGCTCAACGCCCTGGCGACCATCTGCATCGCCACCGACGAAGGCATCAGCGACGACGCCATCGTCCAGGGGCTGTCGCAGTTCCAGGGTGTCGGTCGGCGCTTCCAGGTTTATGGCCAACTGCCGGTCGACGGCGGCGAGGTGATGCTGGTCGACGATTACGGCCATCACCCGCGCGAAGTCGCGGCGGTGATCAAGGCCGTGCGTGGCGGCTGGCCGGAGCGGCGCCTGGTGATGGTGTACCAACCGCACCGCTACAGCCGTACCCGCGACCTTTATGACGATTTCGTGCAGGTGCTGACCGACGCCAACGTGCTGCTGCTGATGGAGGTCTACCCGGCCGGCGAAGAGCCGATCCCCGGTGCCGACAGCCGCCAGCTGTGCCACAGCATTCGCCAGCGCGGCCAGCTGGACCCCATCTATATCGAGCGCGGCGCCGACCTGGCGCCGCTGATCAAGCCGCTGCTGCGTGCTGGCGACATCCTGCTGTGCCAGGGCGCCGGTGACATCGGCGGCGTAGCCCCACAACTGCTGCAGAGCCCGCTGTTCAGCGCGCAAGGTCAACGCCAATGA
- the mraY gene encoding phospho-N-acetylmuramoyl-pentapeptide-transferase, with product MLLLLAEYLQQFHKGFAVFQYLTLRGILGVLTALALALFLGPWMIRTLQIRQIGQAVRNDGPQSHLSKKGTPTMGGALILSAIAVSTLLWADLSNRYVWVVLIVTLLFGAIGWVDDYRKVIEKNSRGLPSRWKYFWQSVFGIGAATFLYMTAQTPIETTLIVPLLKDVSIPLGIGFVVLTYFVIVGSSNAVNLTDGLDGLAILPTVMVGGALGIFCYLSGNVNFSEYLLIPYVPGAGELIVFCGALIGAGLGFLWFNTYPAQVFMGDVGALALGAALGTIAVIVRQEIVLFIMGGVFVMETLSVIIQVASFKLTGKRVFRMAPIHHHFELKGWPEPRVIVRFWIITVILVLIGLATLKLR from the coding sequence ATGCTGCTGCTGCTGGCAGAGTATCTGCAACAGTTCCACAAGGGCTTCGCGGTCTTTCAGTACCTGACCCTGCGCGGGATTCTCGGCGTGCTGACGGCCCTCGCGCTGGCGCTGTTCCTCGGCCCCTGGATGATTCGTACCCTGCAGATCCGCCAGATCGGCCAGGCGGTGCGCAACGACGGCCCGCAATCGCACCTGTCCAAGAAGGGCACGCCGACCATGGGTGGCGCGCTGATCCTCTCGGCCATCGCCGTCAGTACCCTGCTGTGGGCCGACCTGAGCAACCGCTACGTGTGGGTGGTGCTGATCGTCACCCTGCTGTTCGGCGCCATCGGCTGGGTCGACGACTACCGCAAGGTGATCGAGAAGAACTCGCGTGGCCTGCCGAGCCGCTGGAAATACTTCTGGCAGTCGGTGTTCGGCATCGGCGCGGCCACCTTCCTTTATATGACTGCGCAGACGCCGATCGAGACCACCCTGATCGTGCCGCTGCTCAAGGACGTCAGCATTCCGCTGGGCATCGGGTTCGTGGTGCTGACCTATTTCGTCATCGTCGGCTCCAGCAACGCAGTGAACCTCACCGACGGCCTCGACGGCCTGGCGATCCTGCCCACGGTGATGGTCGGCGGTGCCCTGGGCATCTTCTGCTACCTGTCGGGCAACGTGAATTTCTCCGAGTACCTGCTGATTCCCTATGTACCGGGGGCGGGTGAGTTGATCGTGTTCTGCGGCGCGCTGATCGGCGCCGGCCTGGGCTTCCTGTGGTTCAACACCTACCCGGCGCAAGTGTTCATGGGCGACGTCGGTGCGCTGGCGCTGGGCGCCGCACTGGGCACCATCGCCGTGATCGTGCGCCAGGAGATCGTGCTGTTCATCATGGGCGGCGTGTTCGTCATGGAAACCCTGTCGGTGATCATCCAGGTCGCCAGCTTCAAGCTGACCGGCAAGCGGGTGTTCCGCATGGCACCGATTCACCACCATTTCGAGTTGAAGGGTTGGCCCGAACCACGGGTCATCGTTCGTTTCTGGATCATCACCGTCATTCTGGTGCTGATCGGCCTTGCTACTTTGAAACTGCGTTGA
- a CDS encoding UDP-N-acetylmuramoyl-tripeptide--D-alanyl-D-alanine ligase — protein MLKALRLSEVAGALNGRLVGDDCAFAAVSTDSRSIVPGQLFVALSGPRFDGHDYLAQVAAKGAVAALVTREVADVDLPQLVVADTTLALGQLGALNRQAYGGLLAAVTGSSGKTTVKEMLAAILRAACAQDGGAVLATRGNLNNQLGVPLTLLELAPEHTGAVIELGASGIGEIAYTVGLTKPQVAIITNAGNAHVGEFGGPENIVLAKGEILEGLGEAGVAVLNRDDLAFERWVERAAGRRVLSFALRDSRADFHALELSRDPRGCPAFTLFCHEGQARVQLNLLGEHNVTNALAAAAAAHALAVPLVAIKNGLESLLPVKGRAVAQLAQNGARVIDDTYNANPASICAAIDILAGFSGRKVLVLGDIGELGAWSEQGHRDVGAYAVGRADVLYAVGPQMKHAVQAFGTGGRHFADQAALIDAVRAEPGDSTILIKGSRSAAMENVVAALCGDSGESH, from the coding sequence ATGCTTAAGGCATTGCGGTTGAGCGAGGTGGCCGGCGCCCTGAACGGCCGCCTGGTCGGCGACGACTGCGCCTTCGCGGCCGTCAGTACCGACAGCCGCAGCATCGTGCCGGGCCAGCTGTTCGTGGCCCTCAGCGGCCCACGCTTCGATGGGCACGACTACCTGGCCCAGGTCGCCGCCAAGGGCGCCGTCGCCGCGCTGGTGACGCGCGAGGTCGCGGACGTCGACCTGCCACAGTTGGTGGTGGCCGATACCACCCTGGCCCTCGGGCAGCTGGGTGCGCTCAACCGCCAGGCCTACGGTGGCCTGCTGGCTGCCGTGACCGGCTCCAGCGGCAAGACCACTGTCAAGGAAATGCTCGCTGCCATTCTGCGCGCCGCTTGCGCCCAGGACGGCGGCGCCGTATTGGCGACCCGTGGCAACCTGAACAATCAACTGGGCGTTCCGCTGACCCTGCTGGAGCTGGCGCCCGAGCACACTGGCGCGGTCATCGAACTGGGCGCCTCGGGTATCGGCGAAATCGCCTACACCGTCGGCCTGACCAAGCCACAGGTGGCCATCATCACCAATGCCGGCAACGCCCACGTCGGCGAGTTTGGTGGCCCGGAGAACATCGTGCTGGCCAAGGGCGAAATCCTCGAAGGCCTGGGCGAGGCCGGCGTTGCCGTGCTCAACCGTGACGACCTGGCCTTCGAACGTTGGGTCGAGCGTGCTGCCGGGCGCCGCGTCCTGAGCTTTGCCCTGCGCGACAGCCGCGCCGATTTCCATGCCCTCGAGCTGAGCCGCGATCCCCGTGGCTGCCCGGCATTCACCCTGTTCTGCCACGAAGGCCAGGCCCGCGTGCAGTTGAATCTGCTCGGTGAGCACAACGTGACCAATGCACTGGCTGCCGCTGCGGCTGCCCATGCCCTGGCGGTGCCGCTGGTGGCCATCAAGAACGGCCTGGAAAGCCTGCTGCCGGTCAAGGGCCGGGCGGTGGCCCAACTGGCGCAGAACGGCGCCCGGGTCATCGACGACACCTATAACGCCAACCCCGCTTCGATCTGCGCGGCCATCGACATTCTCGCCGGGTTCTCCGGGCGCAAGGTGCTGGTGCTGGGCGATATCGGCGAGTTGGGCGCCTGGTCCGAGCAGGGTCACCGCGACGTCGGCGCCTATGCAGTCGGCAGGGCCGACGTGCTCTATGCGGTCGGCCCGCAAATGAAACACGCCGTGCAGGCCTTTGGCACCGGAGGCCGGCATTTCGCCGACCAGGCCGCGCTGATCGACGCGGTACGCGCCGAGCCCGGCGACAGCACCATTCTAATTAAAGGCTCACGCAGCGCCGCGATGGAAAACGTCGTCGCCGCACTGTGTGGCGACAGTGGGGAGAGTCACTAA
- the murD gene encoding UDP-N-acetylmuramoyl-L-alanine--D-glutamate ligase → MSLIASDQFRIVVGLGKSGMSLVRYLARQGVRFAVVDTRANPPELSTLREQFPQVEVRCGELDVEFLARASELLISPGLAVATPALQEAARRGAKLSGDIDLFARAAQAPIVAITGSNAKSTVTTLVGEMAAAAGRKVAVGGNLGTPALDLLADDVELYVIELSSFQLETTELLNAEVATCLNVSEDHMDRYADLPAYHLAKHRIFRGARQVVVNRDDPLSRPMIADQVPCWSFGLGKPDFKRFGLLEENGEKFLAYQFDALLPVRELKVRGAHNQSNALAALALGHAVGLPMAAMLDTLKAFTGLAHRCQWVGERAGVSYYDDSKATNVGAALAAIEGLGADIAGKLVLIAGGDGKGADFSSLRKPVAAHCRAVVLLGRDADKLAAVLDGAVDILRVDSLQAAVEQAAVLAQRGDAVLLSPACASLDMFKNFEERGRLFAQAVEALV, encoded by the coding sequence ATGAGCCTGATCGCTTCCGACCAATTCCGCATCGTTGTCGGCCTCGGCAAGAGCGGCATGTCCCTGGTGCGCTACCTCGCGCGCCAGGGCGTGCGCTTCGCCGTGGTCGACACCCGTGCCAATCCGCCGGAGCTGAGCACCTTGCGTGAACAGTTCCCGCAGGTCGAAGTGCGTTGTGGCGAGCTGGACGTGGAGTTCCTCGCCCGCGCCAGCGAGTTGCTGATCAGCCCCGGCCTGGCCGTGGCCACGCCGGCCCTGCAGGAAGCGGCCAGGCGCGGCGCCAAGCTGTCCGGCGACATCGACCTGTTCGCCCGCGCGGCGCAGGCGCCGATCGTCGCCATCACCGGCTCCAACGCCAAGAGCACCGTGACCACCCTGGTCGGCGAAATGGCCGCCGCGGCGGGGCGCAAGGTCGCCGTAGGCGGCAACCTGGGCACGCCGGCGCTGGATCTGCTGGCCGATGACGTCGAGCTGTACGTGATCGAGCTGTCCAGCTTCCAGCTGGAAACCACCGAACTGCTCAATGCCGAAGTGGCCACCTGCCTGAACGTCAGTGAAGACCACATGGATCGCTACGCCGACCTGCCGGCCTACCACCTGGCCAAGCACCGCATCTTCCGTGGTGCCCGCCAGGTGGTAGTCAACCGTGACGATCCGCTGTCGCGGCCGATGATCGCCGACCAGGTGCCGTGCTGGAGCTTTGGCCTCGGCAAACCGGACTTCAAGCGTTTCGGCCTGCTCGAGGAGAACGGCGAGAAATTCCTGGCCTATCAGTTCGACGCGCTGCTGCCCGTACGCGAGCTGAAGGTGCGCGGCGCCCATAACCAGTCCAATGCCCTGGCGGCGCTGGCGCTGGGCCACGCCGTGGGCCTGCCGATGGCCGCCATGCTCGACACCCTCAAGGCCTTCACCGGCCTGGCGCACCGCTGCCAATGGGTGGGTGAGCGCGCGGGCGTGAGCTACTACGACGACTCCAAGGCCACCAACGTCGGGGCTGCCCTGGCGGCCATCGAGGGCCTGGGCGCCGATATCGCCGGCAAGCTGGTGCTGATCGCCGGCGGCGACGGCAAGGGCGCCGACTTCTCCAGCCTGCGCAAGCCGGTGGCGGCCCATTGCCGCGCCGTGGTGCTGCTCGGCCGCGACGCCGACAAGCTGGCCGCGGTACTGGACGGTGCCGTGGACATCCTGCGCGTCGACAGCCTGCAGGCTGCCGTCGAACAGGCTGCCGTGCTCGCCCAGCGTGGCGATGCGGTGCTGTTGTCGCCCGCCTGCGCGAGCCTGGACATGTTCAAGAATTTCGAAGAGCGCGGGCGTCTGTTCGCCCAGGCCGTGGAGGCGCTCGTCTGA
- the ftsA gene encoding cell division protein FtsA has protein sequence MANVQSGKMIVGLDIGTSKVVALVGEVTADGQLEIVGIGTHPSRGLKKGVVVNIESTVASIQRAVEEAQLMAGCRIHSAFVGVAGNHIRSLNSHGIVAIRDREVSSADLERVLDAAQAVAIPADQRVLHTLPQDYVIDNQEGVREPLGMSGVRLEAKVHVVTCAVNAAQNIEKCVRRCGLEVDDIILEQLASAYAVLTDDEKELGVCLVDIGGGTTDICIFTEGAIRHTAVIPIAGDQVTNDIAMALRTPTQYAEEIKIRYACALAKLAGAGETIKVPSVGDRPPRDLSRQSLAEVVEPRYDELFTLIQAELRRSGYEDLIPAGIVLTGGTAKMEGAVELAEEIFHMPVRLGVPHSVKGLSDVVRNPIYSTGVGLLMYGLRKQSDDIPMPGNGGYGDETKAPVLERLKRWIQGNF, from the coding sequence ATGGCAAACGTGCAGAGCGGCAAGATGATCGTCGGTCTCGACATCGGTACCTCCAAGGTGGTGGCGCTGGTGGGCGAAGTGACGGCCGATGGCCAACTGGAAATCGTCGGCATCGGCACCCACCCATCGCGCGGCCTGAAGAAGGGTGTGGTGGTCAATATCGAGTCCACCGTGGCGTCGATCCAGCGCGCAGTGGAAGAGGCCCAGCTGATGGCGGGCTGCCGCATTCACTCGGCATTCGTCGGCGTGGCCGGCAACCACATCCGCAGCCTGAACAGCCACGGCATCGTCGCCATCCGCGACCGCGAAGTCAGCAGCGCTGACCTGGAGCGGGTACTGGATGCTGCCCAGGCCGTCGCCATTCCGGCCGACCAGCGCGTGCTGCATACCCTGCCGCAGGACTACGTGATCGATAACCAGGAAGGCGTACGCGAGCCCTTGGGCATGTCCGGCGTACGCCTGGAAGCCAAGGTGCACGTGGTGACCTGCGCGGTGAACGCGGCGCAGAACATCGAGAAGTGCGTGCGCCGTTGCGGCCTGGAAGTCGACGACATCATTCTCGAGCAACTGGCTTCCGCCTACGCGGTACTGACCGACGACGAGAAGGAGCTGGGCGTGTGCCTGGTCGACATCGGCGGCGGCACCACCGACATCTGCATCTTCACCGAAGGCGCGATTCGCCACACCGCGGTGATCCCGATCGCCGGCGACCAGGTCACCAACGACATCGCCATGGCGCTGCGTACTCCGACCCAGTACGCCGAGGAGATCAAGATCCGTTACGCCTGCGCCCTGGCCAAGCTGGCCGGCGCCGGCGAAACCATCAAGGTGCCGAGCGTCGGTGATCGTCCGCCGCGCGACCTGTCGCGCCAGTCCCTGGCCGAAGTGGTCGAGCCGCGTTACGACGAGCTGTTCACCCTGATCCAGGCCGAACTGCGGCGCAGCGGCTACGAGGACCTGATCCCGGCGGGCATCGTGCTCACCGGTGGTACGGCGAAGATGGAAGGTGCGGTCGAGCTGGCCGAGGAAATCTTCCACATGCCGGTGCGCCTCGGTGTGCCCCACAGCGTCAAGGGGCTCAGCGACGTGGTCCGCAACCCGATTTACTCGACGGGCGTCGGCCTGTTGATGTATGGCCTGCGCAAGCAGTCCGACGACATCCCGATGCCTGGCAATGGTGGGTACGGTGATGAAACCAAGGCACCGGTTCTGGAGCGGCTCAAGCGCTGGATCCAGGGCAATTTCTAA